In one window of Maribacter sp. BPC-D8 DNA:
- a CDS encoding tetratricopeptide repeat protein translates to MKSKLYFTAIMFLGMMGVSNAQAQNPECMTNLSIFSEHAKVKNYDAAYEPWKMVYETCPQLNNAIYVYGERILKDKMKNATGADKEKFANDLMGLYDNKLKHFASKTSPGETEVDKALVMYDNKMADDAKMYSMLSDAFTKDQENFKSPKALYIYFSSLVDEHKAGRKDLQEVFDVYDAVTEKIELENESLTGKIAKLLPKEEAGTLTSKEKSRLKSYNSYSEVYGKIAGSIDSKLGPLADCSNLIPLYEKSFEEKQNDVVWVKRAVGLMFNKECTDDPMFQKLFEAQLRLDPSADAYVYGGTLKMKNGDTKGALADFDKALSLETNNEKKSKIAYKVAVINKRKGSKSTARSYAQKAIDANPSNGRAYLLIANLYATSANGCGTTAFEKRAMYWKAADMARKAGRVDPSLSGSSSQAANSYSAKAPSKEMIFSSGMAGKTVTFNCWVGGSVKVPSL, encoded by the coding sequence ATGAAATCGAAACTTTACTTCACGGCAATAATGTTCCTAGGAATGATGGGAGTAAGTAATGCACAGGCACAAAACCCTGAATGTATGACTAACTTGTCTATCTTTTCTGAGCATGCGAAAGTTAAAAATTACGACGCGGCTTATGAGCCATGGAAAATGGTTTATGAAACTTGTCCTCAATTAAATAATGCTATCTATGTATATGGTGAACGTATACTGAAAGATAAGATGAAAAACGCCACAGGTGCTGATAAAGAGAAGTTTGCAAATGATCTTATGGGTCTTTATGACAATAAGTTAAAGCATTTTGCATCTAAAACTAGTCCAGGCGAAACTGAAGTTGACAAGGCTTTAGTAATGTATGATAATAAAATGGCTGACGATGCTAAAATGTACAGCATGTTAAGTGATGCCTTTACAAAGGATCAAGAAAACTTTAAAAGCCCTAAAGCATTATATATCTATTTCTCGAGTTTGGTAGATGAGCATAAGGCTGGTAGAAAAGATTTGCAAGAAGTATTTGATGTGTACGATGCTGTTACAGAGAAAATTGAATTAGAAAATGAAAGCCTTACTGGTAAAATTGCTAAACTTTTACCTAAAGAAGAAGCTGGTACATTAACTTCTAAAGAAAAATCTCGTTTAAAGTCTTACAATTCTTATTCTGAAGTTTACGGTAAAATCGCAGGAAGTATCGATTCTAAATTAGGTCCTTTAGCTGATTGTAGCAACTTAATTCCTCTTTACGAAAAGAGTTTTGAAGAGAAGCAGAACGATGTTGTTTGGGTAAAAAGAGCAGTTGGTCTTATGTTCAACAAAGAATGTACAGATGATCCAATGTTCCAGAAATTATTCGAAGCGCAATTGAGATTAGATCCATCTGCCGATGCTTATGTATATGGTGGTACTTTGAAGATGAAAAATGGAGACACTAAAGGTGCTCTTGCAGATTTCGATAAAGCATTGTCTTTAGAAACGAATAATGAGAAAAAATCTAAGATTGCTTACAAAGTAGCGGTTATTAATAAGAGAAAAGGTAGCAAGTCTACAGCTCGTAGCTACGCACAGAAAGCGATTGATGCTAACCCGTCTAACGGTCGTGCATATTTATTAATTGCTAACTTATATGCAACAAGTGCAAACGGTTGTGGTACTACTGCTTTCGAAAAAAGAGCAATGTATTGGAAAGCTGCAGATATGGCAAGAAAAGCAGGTAGAGTAGATCCATCATTAAGTGGTTCTTCAAGTCAAGCTGCAAACAGTTATAGTGCAAAAGCACCATCTAAAGAAATGATCTTTAGTTCAGGTATGGCTGGTAAAACTGTTACTTTCAACTGTTGGGTTGGTGGTAGCGTGAAAGTACCTTCTTTATAG
- the lptC gene encoding LPS export ABC transporter periplasmic protein LptC, with the protein MIQIKNFKSIAVVCTMAMLFLSCKDDYKRVGEEAVKEVFPRSVAQNFVATYTESPEKLGSEDEGSSKVMAVLSGPIRNDFEQLSFPYQTFPEGLLVEIFNEKNEKTTIEADFGVLYSKTSIVDLRGNVLIKSDDGKKLATSQLYYDRGNEWAFTQEKFTFTNPDDGTVMDGEGMDIQKDLKFLNAHKTYGLMLIKEDKEQEND; encoded by the coding sequence ATGATACAGATTAAAAATTTTAAAAGCATTGCCGTGGTATGTACCATGGCAATGCTTTTTTTATCTTGTAAAGATGATTACAAGAGAGTTGGTGAAGAAGCGGTAAAGGAAGTTTTCCCCAGAAGTGTGGCACAAAACTTTGTGGCTACCTATACCGAATCTCCTGAAAAATTAGGGTCTGAAGATGAAGGTTCTTCTAAAGTTATGGCAGTACTATCGGGACCTATAAGAAACGATTTTGAGCAGCTGTCTTTTCCTTATCAAACCTTTCCAGAAGGCTTGTTAGTGGAGATTTTCAATGAGAAGAATGAAAAAACAACTATAGAAGCAGATTTTGGAGTGTTGTACTCTAAGACTTCTATCGTAGATTTGCGTGGTAATGTGCTTATAAAAAGTGATGATGGTAAGAAATTAGCAACATCTCAATTGTATTATGATCGCGGTAATGAATGGGCATTTACACAAGAGAAATTTACATTTACCAATCCTGATGATGGAACGGTGATGGATGGTGAAGGAATGGATATTCAGAAAGACCTTAAGTTTTTAAATGCGCATAAAACCTATGGTCTTATGTTGATTAAAGAAGATAAAGAACAAGAGAATGATTAA
- a CDS encoding hemolysin family protein, producing the protein MEIAFISANKIHIEIEKKQEGFLARVLTRLTKKPSKFIATMLIGNNIALVIYGLFMGDVLMNWFAGIAPDNAFLKLLLTDFSLLTQTLISTFVILITAEFLPKVLFQIYANNLLKLLAIPAFLFYILFSFISDFIIWISDLILKHVFGTSGDEVQLAFSKLELGDYITEQMETIEEEDEVDTEIQIFQNALEFAAVKAREVMVPRTEIVAVEMYESPKNLAKIFTETGYSKILVFNDTVDNVIGYVHSYELFKKPKTIKSILLPVEFVPETMLIQDILNVLIKKRKSIAVVLDEYGGTSGLVTVEDIVEELFGEIEDEHDTTDLREEVVDERHFLFSARLEVDDINENHKLNLPVSDEYETLGGLLVHTLGEIPDKEVELTIASYKFTVLEVSNTKIDLISIEVLEEE; encoded by the coding sequence ATGGAAATTGCCTTTATTTCTGCGAACAAAATCCATATTGAAATAGAGAAAAAACAAGAGGGCTTTTTGGCTAGGGTATTAACTAGATTAACCAAAAAACCATCTAAGTTTATTGCAACCATGCTTATTGGAAACAATATAGCCCTGGTTATTTATGGTCTTTTCATGGGCGATGTGCTTATGAACTGGTTTGCAGGTATTGCGCCAGATAATGCTTTTTTAAAGTTGTTGCTAACAGATTTTAGTCTGTTGACCCAAACATTGATTTCTACCTTCGTTATTTTAATAACAGCAGAGTTTTTGCCAAAGGTGCTCTTTCAGATTTATGCAAATAACCTGTTGAAGTTATTGGCGATACCAGCATTTTTATTTTACATATTATTCTCGTTCATATCAGATTTTATTATTTGGATTTCTGATTTGATATTGAAACATGTGTTTGGAACATCGGGCGATGAAGTGCAGCTTGCCTTTAGTAAGTTAGAGTTGGGTGATTATATTACCGAACAGATGGAAACTATAGAGGAAGAAGATGAGGTAGATACCGAAATACAAATATTTCAGAATGCATTAGAATTTGCGGCTGTAAAAGCGCGAGAAGTTATGGTTCCAAGAACTGAGATTGTAGCTGTAGAAATGTATGAGAGTCCGAAAAATTTGGCGAAAATATTTACAGAAACAGGCTACTCCAAAATATTAGTATTTAATGATACGGTAGATAATGTAATTGGTTATGTGCATTCTTATGAGTTATTCAAGAAGCCAAAGACTATCAAAAGCATTTTATTACCTGTAGAGTTTGTACCAGAAACAATGCTAATTCAAGATATACTAAACGTATTGATTAAAAAACGTAAAAGTATAGCGGTAGTCTTAGATGAATATGGTGGCACATCGGGTCTTGTGACAGTGGAGGATATTGTTGAAGAGCTATTTGGAGAGATAGAAGATGAGCATGATACAACAGATTTAAGGGAAGAAGTGGTTGATGAACGTCACTTTTTGTTCTCTGCAAGATTAGAAGTTGATGATATTAATGAAAATCATAAATTAAATCTTCCGGTATCAGATGAATATGAGACCTTAGGTGGTCTTTTGGTACATACCCTAGGGGAAATTCCAGATAAAGAAGTAGAGCTTACCATAGCGTCTTATAAGTTTACTGTACTAGAAGTTTCTAACACCAAAATCGATTTGATTTCGATAGAAGTTTTGGAAGAGGAATAA
- a CDS encoding peptidylprolyl isomerase: MAVLENIRKRTTVLILIIGLALFAFVISGVFTSSNFGGEKVGSSVAEINGEDISIDEFRREVEVASNRVGPTASSMQVVNQVWENKVRKTILGEQFEDLGIGIEQDQIVDFLRTTGYAQNPQFQDQNGQFDANMFRQTVADWKVNNPAQYEAWLQTEDEIIELAKEQTYFNMVRAGVGATLKEGELDYKLANEKMDIKYVRVPYTSIADSTISVTKSEIADYVSKHKEEYKQDPARDLQYVYFQEKPSEADQAAIKEEITKLLDDTVEYNSQTDRNDTIKGFRNTKDVTAFLDRYSDTKFDTIFKAKKNLPSSVADTLMSLNVGQIYGPYKDGNSYKISKMIARKPNGSVKASHILLAYTGATRANPAVTRTKEEAEAKAKELLREAKKSGVVFSELARDNSDGPSAPNGGDLGYFQKGVMVPKFNDFAFNNNEGSIGLVETDFGFHVIKIDDKEDVVQVATISREIVASEETINTLFTSATKFEMETTDDESAFSTLAKKDEYVVRPVNKIKALDENLPGLTNQRNIVQWAFNGDTKVGDVKRFNINNGYAVVQLTGSYAAGVMSAEDASVLVLPIIRKERKAAQIIAANKGKDMSAIASDNGVSISNGSALTVKSPTIPGAGSEPVVVGTAYGMAAGATSGLIQGNTGVFKIEIVKKTEAPKLDNYSVYANTLKTGAASRVNTAVYNALKDGSEIEDKRATFY, translated from the coding sequence ATGGCAGTATTAGAAAATATTAGGAAACGTACAACAGTGTTGATCTTGATAATAGGTTTAGCACTTTTTGCATTTGTTATTTCTGGGGTTTTTACCAGTAGCAATTTTGGAGGAGAAAAAGTAGGCTCATCAGTAGCTGAAATTAATGGAGAAGATATTTCTATTGATGAATTCAGAAGAGAAGTTGAAGTAGCTTCAAATAGAGTTGGTCCAACAGCATCATCTATGCAGGTTGTAAACCAAGTTTGGGAGAACAAAGTTAGAAAGACAATTTTAGGTGAGCAATTTGAAGATTTAGGTATTGGTATTGAGCAAGATCAAATTGTTGATTTTCTTAGAACTACCGGTTATGCACAGAATCCTCAGTTTCAAGACCAGAACGGTCAGTTCGATGCAAACATGTTTAGACAAACTGTAGCTGATTGGAAAGTAAACAACCCTGCTCAATACGAAGCTTGGCTGCAAACAGAAGATGAAATTATTGAATTGGCAAAAGAGCAGACTTATTTTAATATGGTAAGAGCTGGTGTTGGTGCTACTTTGAAAGAAGGTGAGTTAGATTATAAGTTGGCTAACGAAAAAATGGACATTAAGTACGTAAGAGTACCTTATACTTCAATTGCCGATAGCACTATTTCGGTTACTAAAAGTGAAATTGCTGATTACGTTAGTAAGCATAAAGAGGAATATAAGCAAGATCCTGCTAGAGATTTACAATATGTATATTTTCAAGAAAAACCATCTGAAGCTGATCAAGCTGCTATTAAAGAAGAGATTACTAAACTTTTAGATGATACTGTTGAATACAATTCTCAAACAGATCGTAACGATACTATTAAAGGTTTTAGAAATACAAAAGATGTTACTGCATTTTTAGATAGATATTCAGACACTAAGTTTGATACTATCTTTAAAGCTAAGAAGAATTTACCTTCAAGTGTTGCTGATACATTGATGAGTTTAAATGTTGGTCAAATCTACGGTCCTTATAAAGATGGAAATTCGTATAAGATTTCTAAAATGATCGCTAGAAAGCCAAATGGTTCTGTAAAAGCTAGTCATATTCTATTGGCTTACACAGGTGCAACTAGAGCTAACCCTGCTGTAACTAGAACAAAAGAAGAAGCGGAAGCTAAAGCAAAAGAATTATTAAGAGAGGCTAAGAAATCTGGAGTAGTATTTTCAGAATTGGCAAGAGACAACTCTGACGGACCATCTGCACCAAACGGTGGAGATTTAGGATACTTCCAAAAAGGAGTTATGGTTCCTAAATTCAATGACTTTGCATTCAACAATAATGAAGGGTCAATTGGTTTGGTTGAAACTGATTTCGGTTTTCACGTTATTAAAATAGATGACAAAGAAGATGTAGTTCAAGTTGCTACAATCTCAAGAGAAATAGTTGCATCAGAAGAAACAATAAACACATTGTTTACAAGTGCTACGAAATTTGAAATGGAAACTACAGATGATGAAAGTGCATTTTCAACATTGGCTAAGAAAGATGAATATGTAGTTCGTCCGGTAAATAAGATTAAAGCTTTAGATGAAAATCTTCCTGGCTTAACAAATCAAAGAAACATTGTTCAGTGGGCTTTTAATGGCGATACTAAAGTTGGCGACGTAAAGAGATTCAACATTAACAACGGTTATGCTGTTGTTCAGTTAACAGGTAGTTATGCTGCAGGTGTAATGAGTGCTGAAGATGCTTCTGTGCTTGTTTTACCAATTATAAGAAAAGAACGTAAGGCAGCTCAAATAATAGCGGCTAACAAGGGTAAAGATATGAGTGCTATTGCATCTGATAATGGTGTAAGCATTTCAAATGGTTCTGCGTTAACAGTGAAGTCTCCAACAATACCTGGCGCTGGTAGTGAGCCAGTTGTAGTAGGTACTGCTTACGGAATGGCTGCTGGTGCAACTTCAGGATTGATTCAAGGGAACACGGGTGTTTTCAAAATTGAAATCGTGAAGAAGACAGAAGCTCCTAAATTAGATAACTATAGTGTATATGCTAATACGCTTAAAACAGGAGCTGCTAGCCGTGTGAACACTGCAGTATACAATGCGTTGAAAGACGGTTCTGAAATAGAAGATAAAAGAGCTACTTTTTACTAG
- a CDS encoding GYDIA family GHMP kinase, whose translation MKEFYSNGKLLLTGEYAILDGAKGLALPTSFGQSLKLRNKNSETIHWFSVDENDDTWFYAEFSKSDFKTINTTDETVSDRLQQILNETQKLNSEFLSRISVYSVIEAKITFPKNWGLGTSSTLIANMATWANVNPYELLEATFGGSGYDIACATHNTAITYQRNGFEPKINKVVFNPDFKDELFFVYLNQKKNSRDAINSYRSLDINKEALITKIDAITENIKKCTAIAEFEGLLNQHEAILSETLQTLTIKATLFSDYSRTIKSLGAWGGDFVLATGTEDDMQYFKKKGYNTILPYSKMIL comes from the coding sequence ATGAAAGAATTTTATAGTAATGGAAAATTATTGCTCACAGGTGAATATGCCATTCTTGATGGTGCAAAAGGTTTAGCCTTACCTACATCTTTCGGACAATCATTAAAACTTAGAAATAAAAATTCTGAAACCATTCACTGGTTTAGTGTTGACGAGAATGACGACACCTGGTTTTATGCTGAATTTTCTAAGTCAGATTTTAAAACTATTAATACAACTGACGAAACTGTTTCAGATCGATTACAACAGATATTGAATGAAACGCAAAAGTTAAATTCTGAGTTCTTATCACGTATTTCAGTATATAGTGTAATTGAAGCCAAAATTACCTTCCCTAAAAATTGGGGCTTAGGCACTTCTTCTACATTGATTGCAAATATGGCTACCTGGGCAAACGTTAATCCGTATGAATTGCTAGAAGCTACATTTGGCGGCAGTGGTTATGATATTGCATGTGCCACACATAATACCGCAATTACCTACCAAAGAAATGGTTTTGAACCCAAAATAAACAAGGTAGTTTTTAATCCCGATTTTAAGGATGAGTTATTTTTTGTTTACCTAAACCAGAAAAAGAATAGTAGAGACGCCATTAATAGCTACCGTAGTTTAGACATTAATAAAGAAGCTCTTATTACCAAGATTGATGCTATAACTGAAAACATTAAAAAGTGTACTGCCATAGCTGAGTTTGAAGGTTTATTAAACCAACACGAAGCTATTTTATCAGAAACACTTCAAACACTTACTATTAAAGCAACTCTTTTTTCTGATTATTCCAGAACTATTAAAAGCTTGGGAGCTTGGGGTGGCGATTTTGTGCTTGCCACAGGCACTGAAGATGATATGCAATACTTCAAGAAAAAAGGTTACAATACTATTCTCCCCTACTCAAAAATGATACTATAA